ACATTCTCTTTCTCATTCCTCGTCTGTGACATTTAGTTTGGTTAGTCTATTTCCACCATAAAACTATATTATATATGTCTATGTAGTCTTGTATTGTTGTTGTACATGCATTTTAAGTGGCATGGTAGTATCTAGCAAAATGATGTTAAACTGTTAAGAAAGCTATTGGTTCACAAGTTGTCTCTGTATTTACACAATCCCATCATAGGCTGTTAAAACCAACCAAAGTAAGCTCAACTTCTATTTATGTTTTTCTTGTATATTCAACTTGTGAAAAGTCAAATCCGAGAAAGAGTTTTCGATGCACTTACAATAAGAGAGATCATATAAAGGGGGCTTTACATGAAATGCTGATATCATTTCTATGGGTTTATTTAAATAGACTCTCATTATTCGCATGACACAGTAAGCCATAAATACTAATTATCAGAAAGAGATTTGTGGTGacatttttttgttattatttctttaatagattCATTCTGATGGATTTTCTCGTGTTTTCTTGCAACCATTTCCAGTTCTGCAGCTGTCTTTCCCATGGTGATTGCTGCCCACCCATCTGAATCCAACCAGATAGCCCTGGGAATGAGCGACGGCGCAGTCTATGTTCTCGAGCCATCAGATGCTGACCTGAAATGGGGATCAGCGCCTCCCCAGGAAAACGGTGCTCGCCCATCCATCTCCAATCCGGCTTCAAACAGTAACCAGACATCAGAACCCCCTCCTaggtgatcatatatatatatatatatatacactttaaATTTATTTCTATTGATGAAGAGATTAGGTGTTTCTTCAAAGGGCTTAAAAGGAGAGCAACATCTCCAAATACGACTCTCAAGCTGCACGTGTTTCTTCTCTGTTCTGGGTGACTTGTTCCCTCCCACTTTGTAAAGCTCCTCATGATCTAACTTGGTATAGATATTTCAGAAACGGCTGGGGAGATGTGTAAATTATACTGATTGTGCTTCCCTAATCTAGTTGGATTTAGTTGCCAACTTTTAGGATTGTTTTCCTCACCTAATGATTGATGCATAGTTCATCGGTACTGGATCGGAATGCCATCAACTTTTAGGATTGCCATCTATCCAAAAATGTTGATGGGTATAGGATTCTACAGTTAAGTGTTGTTCCCCTTTTTACAGATTCAATTGATTGATGATATCTCATAATGAATTTGAGATCTACCACCAGTAATCATTGGAAATTTGTGAAAAGTTAAAAGCTAAACTTGATATTGTCTGACTTGGTTCAATGGTTGCGGGGGTAGTTGGCTTGCACTTAAAGATGATCTTAAGTGAATTTTTAATATAGATCTTTGTTATTGACTTAATTGATTTTACATGTCGTAGTATTCCGTTATATAAGATTAGTCCTTTTAAattctcttataatttttttaaagatgatGAGTTAGAAAAagtatttaatttaaaatttaataattaattaatttgataaatatttggtaggtaatataaattataaatatatattttataaattttgaatgATCACACGATaagaataataaaaagaaaataaatttttttagtaaAATAATAATAGATTTTGATTATTGTTGTTAAACTagtaataaaataaaaacaaaataaaataacaacTAATATTGATTAGTGCTAGTGAGCAAAAGATTTTTTAATCCTTTATTTTATAATAAGGGTGAAATATTTTTTCGAACTGGTGTTTTGGAGATACGTGGTCCATTCACCCGTTCTTGTTGGCCATGTTGCCACGAGTCGGTGGTTGGATTAGATGtttcttttatatatttaatcCCGTCACCAACTAGAAGCCTTTCCTTAGCAGGGCCCCACCTCTGCTATGATGGCGTCGAGAGGTCCAAAAGGTCCATCGGGGACTTTGTGGATCCGATCCAATGGAAGGGCATCTCATATTTGGGTTCCACCGGGGAACTGTGTGGATCCGATCTTTAACACCTCGGGGGGCACGAAGTCAAACACGTATCGACGTGGAAGGGAGACTAAATGGGATGAGACGGAGGTGATGTATGTTTTCGAGTTACGTGCTAAACACTTTCATTTGGTTTGGGGTTTGGCTCGCAGGACGTCGCAGGGGCCGACCCAGCGGCCGCCGGGAAGTACTCTCGCAGCCGACCGTGTTGTAGGCCGCCGTTCGCGGATAGATCCGAGAAGAGAAGGCGACGGCGGACTTCTCCCTCCTCCGCGATGGCTTCCCACCTCAAAGATTAcggtgccctctctctctctctctctctctctctctctctaacacaaTACGCACCATTTCTTGATTGCTCGTGGAAATGGCGTATGATTAGTGTGCCTTTTCGTTGACTGATTCCTTTATGAATGGGGGAGAGTGGATCGAATCTAAACTTCTCCAAACTGTTGCGGTTCTCAGGACAAGCGTTTGTGATCATGGGAGTCAGCGGCACCGGGAAATCGTGAGACCATTTCTACCCTTCTTCTAGTACTCCTAATATGATGCTGTTTCAGCCCCATTTTCATTCCTACGAATGCAGAATGCTTCTCTTGCTTCTTTTcagataataaatatttttgatagcAGAACTGTATAGATCAATTGGGGAAGCTTCTTTTCAGATAATCTGCCATTGATGCAATTGATTCGATTTCACACTCTTCACTTAATTGAGGAAAACAAAAAATTACATATGTAGTAAACTGGAAAACTGGAAAACAAAGAACATAGATGATTAATTTGGTACAAGTCCAACAACATAGCATAGCATGGATTAAGGACCTTGGTAAGCAATCTATGGTGAGTCTGCTGAGGCTTCATGGATCTTCCAATTTGTCTAGCTGAATGCAACATGTGATAAACACATCAATATCTCTTAGACTATTCAATTTTAAGATCTGTCAAAGAGTCTTGCTTTCTGATTTCCATATGTGGCATGCTTGCAAGATACCTGACTGGTGAATGCCCTCTTACTTTGATCCATTTTAATGGGTCTTTCCATTTGCGATATGCTTCCTTCAGCAGCAGGTCTTTGGTATCAGTAAAGACTGAGCTATCAACTGTGTTACATTTTGCTTCTGCTATTCCTGCATGCAAACATTTTCAAGCCAGTAGGTTTTGCCAATAAGTGCTGTTAATAGTAGGCACTTACTATTTGATGTAGAACACTTGCTCTTGTCTTGTGCTATCAGGACTGTTGCTGAGATGCTTGCAAAGGCACTAGATTGCAGCTTTCTTGAAGCTGATGACTTCCACTCACAGGCAAACAAAGGTAAATTCTGTATCATCCTTGTGATTTCCTTTCCTTGGCCTTTTAGGCACATTGAACAGAGACAAACATGTATTCAAAACACCTTTACTACAATAAATTGCTCACGAACGTCAGTCAAGGATGGATTAGGACAATAGATGTACACAAGCATGTTTCTATGTTTCAGATTTGGAAAGACCAGAAGAGGTTACATGAAGACATGGAagcaatcaataaaaatatatattttttaccatCAGATACACATTTTGCCTGTGAGAAGTATTAACACTGGAAAAAGGTTTGTGAGGGGGGCTTTAAGTGGAGGAAAACCCAAAAAGTGATATAAAGTTGCCCCTCAGATTAAACAAACAGATGAGCACTTCTCACAAGAATATCATCAAGGCATACCTTTTATAGAAAAAGAACTCTGATCAGTACAGTTTCACAATATTTTATGTTAGTGGCATAAGCTGATGACTGGTTTCTCCAGTACAATTTTCATGTTCATGAAATGTAAGGATATGTAAATTGGACTGATTCTTTGAACATGGAAAGCATCTTGATTTCCTTTCTATGTTGTTGTATTATGGTTTACTGTTAATGGTCATACTATTCTGTAATGCCAGGTACTGCAATATGACTGACTCATGATGCTCCAGAGATAATTATCATGATAAATGCATAAAGAGCCTTGTGAACTTCTGTCATAAGATGATAATTTGACACGGATTTGTCAATTAGTAGTAGTTTAATATGGTCTTGTAACACTACTTGTTTCTGTTCTGCATGGAACCATGTCCAAATTTTGTGTTCTTTTCAATCTGCCCTCTCAAACAACCCAGATTCTTTAGGAGCAGCATCTCTTCACATGCTCCTAAAACCCTAGCTTAGATCAATGTAGATTTATGATCAGTTGCAGCAATATTTAAAGCTTGCAGTAGCTTTTGAATTAATGGTTAGAAATGCATAGTATCCTTTAATTGGAGTAACAAATGAAAGTGAATTGACTGTTCTGTTTCGCAGCACAGACAAGATGAGAAAAGGGGTTCCGCTTACAGATGAAGATCGATTCCCATGGCTTGAAGTACTCCGCGATGCGGTTGGGAAGATCATGAGCTCCAGCAAAAATGTAACTCTTACCTGTTCTGCACTTCAGAAAAAGTACCGGGATATCCTCAGGTCAGCCGATGCCGATTACAAGCCGGGACAGTACACCATCTGCAGGGTGAAATTTATATGCTTAGAGGCTTCAGTGGAAGTAATTGCAGACAGGATCAGGAGAAGATCAAAAGATGGGAAGCATTTCATGCCTGTTTCTCTGTTGCAGTCCCAGTTGGACCTGCTTCAGATTGATGAAGCCGAAGGAGTGATTAGGGTTGATGCCACCATGAGCCGTGAAGCCATTTTAGAGAGCATACTGACAAGCCATTTTTGATGACAGAAGTGGGCAGCTGATTGTTTGAAGTGAGAATAAAGCTTAATAGTTCTGCTAGTGACGGAAGGTAATAAGCTGGCATGCATAGCATAGCATACAGTTGATAAATTTGATGGTTTGGTGTCGACTGATGACACTAGTTAAACATGAATAATCATCTCTTGCTAGTGAACTCATTTCAATTGCCAAAGCAGGATAAGTATTTATTAGACACTAGTGGAACATTTTCTCCATCATACGAAGTGATTGCTAAGTACAACTTCAGATGATGTTATCTGTTCCTTTGGAATAATTAATGATTTTAAGTTCAATGTAATTGATGGTGGAGAAATATTGCATCTATACATGTGATGGTGAGAAGAAAAGTTGACTAACACAATTTGAAATATTGCATCTATACATGTGATGGTGAGAAGAAAAGTTGACTAACACAAGTTGAAATATTGTGTGTGCACACAGATCACCATTTTTTTCCCCTCGAGCCAACATGGAAATAATgtcaaagaaaggaaagggaagctATAGATGATGATATCACAAACTGACATCAATTCAAACAAGACATGGAAGGCATAGACTACCATGACATGTAACAATGGAACAGTCTGCTCCTTCAAGCCACAAACAACAATGTTACAGAGGAGCATGGTTGCTAGGAGAGGAACGCCTACCTGCTGACTCTAAGATACTAGGAGAAAGTTGGTGTATCATTGAAAAGGAACAAGCAATTTCACATTTCTTATGAAGTCATCAAAAGAAGTAAAGACTCTATCAAACAGAGAATGTTAACCTGATACAGCACAATAAATATTCACTGACCTGAGAGCAAACCCATAGgcagaaaaatatatttcatataatcTGATACAAAAATGGTGATGAGCAAAGAAAATTGTATATTCCATGAGTTTGATGCAAATTCTTGGATATTCACAGTTTCACTTCAATGATTTATCATCCCAAATACTAAAGACACTTATCAAAGACTGACGGTTCAAAACCTTATTTGGTAAACCTTAAAAAATGTCAATTGGTTTAGTTTGATAAATACCTTGATCATTGACAACAAGAATCTGCAAACAAATCTCACCTTTGCCGTCTATCTTttctattaaaaaaagaaaacatcTCAATCGTTGCTCAGTGAAAAGAAAATTAAGATCCAGAATATTTAAGGACACTAGACACATTGAAAACTCAAGAAGATGGACAATGCAGAAAAGATGCACCCTGCAATATAATTCATGAGGAAAAGGGTGCAGACATCTCTAAAGGACTTTCTTGAGAGACAAAACAAGCTGGATAGATCTCATATTCTCAACAAGGATATAATTCAGAGAGCAAAGACAGGTATTGACAAAGATATAATTGAAACTAAGAGAGTGATGCACAACACAATCTCCTGACAGATGATACCCACAAGATTATGTTGGAAATTGTCGGTCAAGTTCTGGCGCCTAAAGCCAGTGAAGTGCAAGCTATTATAAACCCTAAACTACAGAAATTTCCAGCCAGACAGTTACATCTGGAGCTTAGTATCATAAGCAAAGTTATACATATAGCTGCCAAAACATTGAAAGAGAGCAATGACTCAATCATACCGCTCGGTGTCTGAAGAGTGATACAAATCACCAAATGGTAAGAATCATCAGTATCATAAGCAGTGAGCATGACAAACATGATCGAATGGGCACCATTTCTAAAGGGGCACTGGTCCGATCGAGTAAATTCTCAATCGATTTGGTCATCTGCAACTTGGCTGTTCGGAAACAATGCTTCTCTTCTCTTTGCAAAACCTGCAGGTTCCATACTCTGCCCTCTAAATTTCAGGTCCCCTGCCCCCCTAAAACCAGGATCTGCACAACCAGACCTAAATGGCATCCCTGAGCCTCCAGGGTGACGAGAAGGAGACACATATCTTCGAGGTGGACCTCGTAATGCTGCTCCTCTTGATTCCCTAAGATCACCAGCTCTCACACCATCAACATAAGCTCTGTCAGCAGCTCCAGAGCCCAAAAGACtactcgaagaagaagaagcatcctCAGCATTGAAAGACTCCTCTGTTGTCCACCCCAAGGAGTCCTTCTTCTTCACATAGAACTGCCATAATATCCCAATCAAAAACAAAAGTAGCAGAAGAGCAGGACCACTCCACACCACAGTGTTAGCGTGCAACCCGAAAGCTGGAAAATTCGACCGATAAATCCCAATGTAACCATTGCCAAGCCCCAGAACCACAAGCTTTCCACGGTCCGCTGCTAGCATAGGCTTTGCTCCCAATGGCCCATCAGCACTGGCATCCGAATTCAAGAACTGGGACTGCATCTCATGGATGGCAGCTGAGAACAGAGGACGAGGTGCCCCGACCCTGCCCGGGAACTGAGAGGAGATGTTGTACACGAAGAACTTGTCGTAGCTTGCTACGAGGAGATACCCTTTGATGGTTCGGATCGCTGCGGGTCCGTCGATCTCTGACTTCCTTACCGACCGAACCCGGCACTTGAGGTTGGCCACATCCCCGAGAAGCACGACGTGGATCAGGTCACCTCCGGCAGTCAAGCCATAGGCCTTCAGCCGCTCCGACAAGTCAAAGGAGTAGGCTTTGGCGACCGAGCCATTCAGCCCCTCGCACTCGGTCTCCCTCACCGCCATGGACTTGAGGTCCAGTGACCCGGCGCCTGTCTCGGTGAGGAAGAGAAGCCTTTGCTTCATGAAAGCCAATGGCGGACCCGAAGCAATGGCCGTGCCGTACAGGGTGCCATTCTCCGTGAACACTCGGATCCTCCCGCCGCCGTCCGATGCCAGGACGTAGCGGACCCGCCCCACCTGATGGACCTCCAGGCGGGAGACCGGCGGCGAGTCCAACTCACGCGACCCACGGATGAAGGGCTTCGAGCTGCCAACCGAGAGAGTGAGCCAATCATCGCCGCTGGCGGCAGACTCGTGGAGGCGGTGGGCCGTGATGGAGCCGTCGGCGTGGCCGGAGAAGAGGAGGCTCTCGTTGCGACGGGAGGAAAGGTAGGAGAGCATCGACGTCACGGGGGAGTCGGACAGAGAGGGCAGCTCGATGACGACGTCGCCTGTAGAGGAGAACACGTAGACCCGGCCGTGAGTGTCTCCGACGGCGAAGTATTTGCCGAGGCCGTCGAGCTCCTCATACGGGAGCACGGTGGCGACAGCGGCGGAGGCCTCCAATCGCACCGCCGCGGCGAACAGGAACCTCTCCGACCAGGAGGTCTTGTGCTTAGTGACGGAGACTGCGGAGGACCGGGCGGCACCTTCCGCCACGGCCGCGGACGCCGCCTGCGGCGTTGAGAGGACGGGGATGATGGTCTCCAGATCCATGGGTAGATCGGAAGAACGGTCAGATCGCGCGGAGAGGCAGGCGGAGAGGGAGGACTGGAGGGCTGAGACGGTCTCagagagggactcgactaaggttTCGAGGCGCTGGAGCTGGGACTCCTGGCGGTCTAGGAAGGCGACGGTATCGGCTCCGGCGTCGGCTGAGGAGGCGAGCGGGAAGGATAGGAGGAGAGGGAGTAGGAAGGCGGTCGCCGCCATGTACGGAGAGCGAGGGTTCCCGCTGCTCCGCGCCAGATCTTGTATTCTAGTGGCGGAGCGCGGCCGAGGAGGAAGGGCGGATGGGATCGACGGAATCAGGCTTTTAGGGAGAACATTTAGGTGAGGAGGTCGCGCTTGCTCCGCCTCTTTGATGAGAGCgaagaggcggcgacgcccggtgGGGGAGGGAGAGGCGATCGGGATCGCATGTTGAGCTTGCAGCAGGAGAGTATGATCCACTTCGTCTCAGAATCCGACacggttttttctttttcttcacgtGGATAATGCTTATGTAAAGTTATAAGCTTATTGTGTAGACAGAAATATTTGCctgaataataatatttttgcAAGAGAGATATTCTTCTTATGATTAATTATATCCAATGATCTACTATTAATCAAACTATTGATTAGTAAAAATCATAataacttattttaaaattaaaattaaacttCCAAatattttcctctctctctctctctctctctctctatatatatatatatatatatatatatatatatatatatatatatatatatatatatatgtgtgtgtgtgtgtgtgtgtgtgtgtgtgtgtgtgtgtgtgtttgtgtgtgtgtgtgagagagagagagagagagagagagagatgtcaatATAATGACATGtaataagatcatgatttgaagagagtcttatatatataataaaaaagacaTGGACCAAAACCTACTAAATTAATTCATTGTTCCGATACTAATTCTGTGGATATGTTTCTGTAGGTCCTTTAGTACCACTTAATACTTTCCTATCATGTGTGCTCACCATATATCTTATTATGTACGTCACCAAAATACTGTCATATGGATTTGCTCACGTTATGTACAGCATGTAAATGTAAGGAAGCATGACCATAACGTGTTCGCTGTGTAAGAGTCTCCATTGAGAAATCATGATGGTTAACACATCAACATCATTAGGTAATTAATATGTCTCAAAAGATTGTCTTATAGGCAGTTTAATATAAAGGaaaaaattagttttaaaaaatcaTAGGTAAGAAGATTGAAATATACAagcattttttttactattttaatacaaataaatcatgatttctaAGTACTTGCGATCAATTATATGAAGTTTTAAATGAATCATTATCTAATCTAACATAATTatctcatgtctttctttcaATTTGTTCTTCTACTATTAATCAATTCATCTAGTCATGGacagaatattatttttatgatccTTAATTTATGTAGAAAGGGTTGTGTGGTGGATTCTTTGTGTTCTCTTTAAACCAAAATGTGTTTGGTTAGTATCTAAGTATGAAAGACCCCCCATCACAAGAAAAGGTTCATAAAGGAGCTTATCAGAGTGGTCAAGACAGtttgtttctttcttcttcttactTTTCATGAAGCAGATTTTTGGTGATCTGAG
The window above is part of the Musa acuminata AAA Group cultivar baxijiao chromosome BXJ1-1, Cavendish_Baxijiao_AAA, whole genome shotgun sequence genome. Proteins encoded here:
- the LOC135636733 gene encoding uncharacterized membrane protein At1g75140-like; protein product: MAATAFLLPLLLSFPLASSADAGADTVAFLDRQESQLQRLETLVESLSETVSALQSSLSACLSARSDRSSDLPMDLETIIPVLSTPQAASAAVAEGAARSSAVSVTKHKTSWSERFLFAAAVRLEASAAVATVLPYEELDGLGKYFAVGDTHGRVYVFSSTGDVVIELPSLSDSPVTSMLSYLSSRRNESLLFSGHADGSITAHRLHESAASGDDWLTLSVGSSKPFIRGSRELDSPPVSRLEVHQVGRVRYVLASDGGGRIRVFTENGTLYGTAIASGPPLAFMKQRLLFLTETGAGSLDLKSMAVRETECEGLNGSVAKAYSFDLSERLKAYGLTAGGDLIHVVLLGDVANLKCRVRSVRKSEIDGPAAIRTIKGYLLVASYDKFFVYNISSQFPGRVGAPRPLFSAAIHEMQSQFLNSDASADGPLGAKPMLAADRGKLVVLGLGNGYIGIYRSNFPAFGLHANTVVWSGPALLLLLFLIGILWQFYVKKKDSLGWTTEESFNAEDASSSSSSLLGSGAADRAYVDGVRAGDLRESRGAALRGPPRRYVSPSRHPGGSGMPFRSGCADPGFRGAGDLKFRGQSMEPAGFAKRREALFPNSQVADDQID
- the LOC135636780 gene encoding gluconokinase-like, translated to MASHLKDYGQAFVIMGVSGTGKSTVAEMLAKALDCSFLEADDFHSQANKDKMRKGVPLTDEDRFPWLEVLRDAVGKIMSSSKNVTLTCSALQKKYRDILRSADADYKPGQYTICRVKFICLEASVEVIADRIRRRSKDGKHFMPVSLLQSQLDLLQIDEAEGVIRVDATMSREAILESILTSHF